TCTGCGACTCTATAAACTGCCTGCTTAAGTTTATCATCAAATGCAGTATAATGCTCCTCTACATAATCGATAAACGAATTAAACGCCACGTCAGGATCGTATAGATTCTCATTTAAATAATCGAACTCCATTTCAACATAAAACGCTGAATCTGTTCCAAATTCATCCGTGCTATCTTCCAATGGAACCAGGTCTTCTAAAACCAGCTTATGAATTGCTTTAATTTCTGCATCAGTTATATTTCCATCTGCCTTGGCCAGAGCATATAACAACTTCCCTACCTCTGAATAAAAGTTCTTATAAATCATAATCCTCATATTTAAATTTGCACCATAAAGGTAAAAAAATTGCCTTTGTCTATTGCTGATAATCATCCATAAATGATTAATTTAAATTACGTACTTTTATAGATTCAAAACCCAATACAATGTCAAATTTATGTCCCGAATGTGGTGATCCTTTTAAAGGCCGATCCGATAAAAAGTTTTGCTCTGATTCTTGTCGAAACACTTATAACAATAGATTTAACAAAGACTCAACTAACCTGATGCGTAAAATCAATAGAACACTACGAAAAAATAGGCAAATCCTTTCTAAATTAAATCCTAACGGAAAATCCAAAACCAGTAAAAAGACATTATTATTACTTGGTTTCGATTTTAACTACCATACCAATACTTATATCACAAAAAATGGAAACACATACTTCTTCTGTTACGAACAGGGTTATTTACCGTTGGAAAATGATTTGTTTGCTTTAGTCGTTAAGCAAGAATATGTGGGATAACTAAAATGCCCATGCACGACTAAAGAAACTCGCATTGGAAATCAAAAGAGAATCCCCACTGGCATTATAGACCCATCCAGAAAAAGAGCCTTTCACTTCTAAAGCAGAAAAGCCATCATAATTCTTTGCCACATCAGTTATTGTAAATGAATGGGTGGCTTGTGTAGAAAATCCATTTGGTGCTAATGAGGAGCTCCAAAAAACGCTATCAGCATCTATATAATTTATAAAAGCAATTGATGTGTCAGGGTAACTAATTTCAATTGGGAAACTCAGTTTTAAATAAGTACTGTCATTAATACCATCAGCAGTATCGCTTACACAGTTGCGTAACCCGAAACCTATCATCTCTTTTTTTGATGTATCCGAAACATATGCAAAATAGGAAGTGAATTTCATAGTATTTCCTAAACCACAAGGCCCTTGATCCTCTCTAAACACACCATTTCCAACATTGTTTACACTACTCTTCATATCCAGAACAGTCCCCCCTACGGTTGCATTGATGAAATAATTCACATCACTGACAACAACCATACTATCTTCTGGCTGAGGAGGAGGAAATGAAGCATCGACTTTCTTGTTACAAGACATTGTAAAAATCACCGATACCGAGACTAATAATAGTATAATATGTTTCATCAATATAGTATAAAATCAGGTTATTAAGCAAAGTTATATTTTAACTTGATAATGCCTAATTCTGAACAATTCTTCCTTTAAATTGACCTTTCTTCAACTTAATAGAATCTCCAGCTGCATTGTATAGGTAACCCTCGAACTTACCATATGCTATTTTCTGTGAGAAAACGTCATAATTGTTATCCTCAATAGCAGATAGTTCAAACCTTGCAAAAGAACTTGTATTCCCTCCGAATGCAGTACTCCATAACACACTATCCGCGTCTATATAACGAACAATAGCATATCTATCATCATCAGTCATTTTAGGATAATATGGATATTCTCCGACTATTAATACCGAATCGATTTTACTAATATCCTTTAAACTATCCGTTCTTGCACATCCTTTTAAATCAATGTAAATAGACTCTTCCAATTTATTTGGAACCACAAAAGCTGTAGTATGCGCTTGAATAAATTTATTGATATCTGTTGGGCAAAATCCTTCCTCTGCGCTAATGGTCCAATTCGAGTAATTATTAATTCCATTAAAATAGCTAAACGGCACATTGTCTATTTCAACACTCACAAATAAATCTATGGCAACATTGTTTCCACTGGTATCCGATTGATTGGGGTTTACATATGGCTGCAACGCTTCATCTGATTCACACGAAACCAACCAAAACAGTCCTAACAACAGAACTACAAATACCCGAATATCCAATTTCATCACCCTAAATCCTTTCTAATATACTCCATACTGGAATTGGAATTCTCCTCCTTCAATACGTATAGATTCCGTACCATTATATAAAGTCACATCCATTTTTCCCAGAATCACACTTTCACCTAAAACATTTGCAGGTGCTGCAGTTACCGACAAAATTTGAAATGAATCATTTGCCTTAGATCCACTACCACTTAAGGTCCTCCAAACTTTTCCAGTATCATCTACCCATGATATTTCTACACCATCAATAGGAGCCAAAATATCACTACTTCCGTAAGGATAAGTTCCCACATATAACAAACTTTCTTTATCCGGCTTACTTGTAGAATCGGCAATACATTTCAAAATCTTAATTTCTAATGTATGTGTTCCACTTAAACTATACATCCCAGTTAATTGTCCATAAAATACACTCGGAGAATCACACGCTACATAACCTGAATCAAACACCAAATTGTAAAATCCATCAATACTATCCTGAAGGGTATAAAAAACACTATCAACTTTCCCCGTAAAATAATATGGCGCTACAATTGGAATCGAGTCTCCTTTTCCCCAATTAAAGTCTGGGTCTTCATTATGTGGGACATTGGTTACCAGTGTGTCCTTTTGACACCCTACAAACCCTAGGGTTAAAACAGCTACAACCAACATTAGCTTATAAATACTCTTCATTTCTAAAACATTATGAACAGCCCCAAATATAGCATAAAAATCGAATCTTAAATATTTTTTTTCGGTCTCAGATAAACCGATTATCCTACCTTTCTATTCCATCAAACCTTTACCACTGCGCATTGTTATAAACTTGTTGAGATTTGTAGACTAAAAAATAATCTTACTCATATAATTAGGACTACTTTTGTCCCCCATGAAGGTAAAACCATATCTTGTTGGAATAGCCGGTGGGAGTGCTTCCGGGAAAACATCTTTTTTAATGGACTTGAAGAATTCTCTTCCTCCTAAAACTGTTTCCATTATCACTCAGGACAATTATTATCTTCCTATTCATGAACAAAAAAAGGATGAGAACGGAGAAGTCAATTTTGACTTACCAACGTCTATTGATCGTGAAAAATTTCATGCTGATTTAGAACATGTCATGAACTGGGAGCCTATTACCATTAAGGAATATACATTCAATAATGCTGAAAAGATTCCTGGGCTTATCACCATTGAACCTCGTCCAATCATCATTATGGAAGGTTTATTTATTTTCCATTTTGAAGAAATCAGAAAAGCTCTGGATTTAAGAGTTTTTATTGATGTTAGGGAACATAAGATGCTTGAACGAAGGTTGAAACGAGATTATGTTGAACGAGGATATAACGAAGAATCTGTACGTTATCAATGGGAAAACCATGTTGTACCTTCGTATAAAAAATATTTAAAACCATATCGTGATGACTCGCATGTTATTGTGACTAACAACAGTCACTATACCAAAGGGCTTGATGTGATCACGAATCATCTTAGATCTAAACTTATTTCACATTTTTATCAGCAATAAATTCAATTACTATGAAATTTTTCATCGATACCGCTAATCTGGATCAAATTAAAGAAGCTCAAGATTTAGGTGTTTTAGACGGAGTAACAACAAATCCTTCATTAATGGCAAAAGAAGGTATTACCGGAGCTCAAAACATTTTAGATCACTATGTTAAAATCTGTAACATCGTAGACGGACCTGTGAGTGCTGAAGTGATCTCAACAGATTATGAAGGTATGATTAAAGAAGGAGAAGAATTGGCCGCTTTACATCCAAATATTGTAGTAAAAATTCCTATGATCAAAGACGGAATTAAGGCTCTAAAATACTTTTCTGATAAAGGAATTAAAACCAACTGCACTTTGATTTTCTCAGCTGGACAAGCTCTTTTAGCAGCTAAAGCGGGAGCGACTTATGTTTCTCCGTTCATCGGTCGTTTAGATGATGTGAGCTATGATGGTATGGATTTGATTGCTCAAATCAGAATGATTTTTGACAACTATATGTTCGAAACAGAAATTCTTTCAGCTTCTGTAAGAAACACCATGCATGTGATTAAATGTGCTGAGATTGGTAGTGATGTTATGACGGGACCTTTAAGTTCTATTCTAGGATTGCTAAAACACCCTTTAACAGATATTGGTCTTGCGCAATTCTTAGCAGATTATAAAAAAGGAAATTCTTAAAAGATTTCTAATCTTAAAAAAAGAGGCCTTCGATAGGCCTCTTTTTTTTGACTATGTTTTGCAACTTTCATTACATAACATTTAAAACCTTACACACTAAATTTGTCAACTGATTGATCGACTATGGAAGAACAAAAGATGAAGACCGAAGAAGAACGTTTAAAGCATGAGAAAAAAATGACGGGGTATCTCAGTTTATTTAACTTCTTACTCACTTTTCTGGTCGGATATTATTATGGTTTTCATTATGCCGCTGTTTTGGCTTCTTTAACCAGTCTAATCATTGGGTATACCAGAGATGAATCGGAAATTCCATTGTATAAACAAGTTTGGTCGTTAGCAAGTCCTTTTGTATTTGTGATTCTTATTGGCTTTATCAATCCTTCTGTTGTTCCTGTTGGGATTTCCGGAGTATTGTTTACTGCAATTGGTCTACATGTAAAAACATTAAACCAGGGAATCTATGTGAAGCTTATCATTCTGGGTACAGCATTTATTTTAGCTTTATATGGTGGATTAGTCCAGTACCCTAGATATGTTCAAAGTGTATTGGCACAGACTACTCATGAACAACTTCCTAATTTTTCCATACGTGATTTGGATGGGAATCAAATTTATCTAAGTGAATTGAAAGGTAAAGTTGTACTAGTCGACTATTGGGCTACATGGTGTAAGCCTTGTAGGGATGAATTTGTTGAACTTGAAGAAGTTGTGAAACACTATAAAGAAAATGACAAGGTTGTTTTCCTGATCACAAATGCCAAAGGAAGTGGAGATACATTAGAAAAAATTCAAAACTTCGTTCAATCTAATTCTTATCAATTGCCTTTTTACATTGATGATACCGGATTAGCAAGTCAGGCGGTTAACGTTTCAGCATTTCCTACTTTAGCATTAATTGATAAAAATGGCACATTGAGAATACATCATACAGGTTATTCAAATGCAGAAAACCTTAAAGATTATTTGATTGAACAAATTGATGCTTTGATTCAAGAGTAGCTATAGACGCTTAGAAAAACAAATACTATTGTCCACTCCCACATATGGAGGGTAATTATCAATCACATGATAGCCTTTAGATTGATATAAACCAATAGCACTTTCCATAGTCTTCCCCGTTTCTAAGACAATATCCGTATAACCTAAATCTTTCGCCCAGATTTCCAGTTCTTGCAAAACCTTTGATGCGATCCCCTGCCCTCTATTTTCTGGTAAAGTATACATCCTTTTGACTTCTACGGTTTGATCTTTAAACAACTTGAACGCACCGCATCCAATTGGTTTCTCTGAACTATAAATAACCACGACATTTTTGATTAGATCTATTTTATTATATTGATCATAAAAAGAATGCGCATCACCGTCAATTACCTCTAATTCGGAATCTAAATGTCTCACTAAACTCTTAAACCCTTTATTTTCAGAATCGGTTCGAAGTATTTTCATATTTTCAATTAATCCACCCATTCTATCTTAAATTCATGACGCATCAACTCTTCCCCTCTAAAGTCTTCTCCTATCTTTTTAAACTTAATAAATGTTAAATACATAGGCGTATCCAACTGTTTAAAATCCACTTCTTCATGTACATTGACATCGTAAATAACATCCACCTGACGTGTACAGATGTATCGTTTATTCACCCATTCATAATCACTAAATCGGTGGTTTAAACGAGATTCAATAAACCAAAAACATGGTTTTGTATTCGACACCAATAACTCTTTATTCGGATTCTTCCACACTTCATATATTGCTGCTTCAGAAAAACCATTCAAATCTTTAAAAGGAACATTTTTCAATGCATTTTTATAGGTGTTTTTTGAAAAGGATGCATTGACAAAAACACCTTCTTTATCGGGCATATCCACTATGATTTGAAAAGGTTTTCGCTTTACCTGAACCACATGATATTTAATGGGAAGCTGTTGACCATCCTGAACGATATATGCTTTAAAATGATGCGCAGGAAATTTGGGTGGGGTCGCTCCTAACGTAAACAACCAAACAAGCACCAAAATGAACCTGAAAGTATTTGTGTGAAATAGCTTCATAATATCCCTAAATATTAAAGCTGGCAAAACTATTCAGAATCTCTTTTATTGTAATAAAACTTTAAAATTAATAATCCTAAAATTGCCGCCACCAAAGAGGCCGCCATTACACCTACCTTGGCATGTTCTATAATTGATTTATCATCGAACGCTAAATCCGTGATAAAGATAGACATTGTAAACCCTATTCCCGCAAGCATTGCCGCACCGTATATTTCCATCCACGCCACATTATCAGGCAAAGTAGAGAGTTTTAACTTTACCATAAGCTTGGAAAACAATGAGATTCCCAGAAATTTCCCAAGTACCAAACCAAACATCACACCAAGTGCAACAGGATGTAACATCATATCTATAATAGAGCCCGAAATCTCTATACCTGCATTACTCAATGCAAATAGTGGTAAAACGAAATAGGCTACAAACGGGTGAATTGCATGTTCTAGTTTTTGTAATGGTGTTTGTACTTGCTCCATGGCCTTT
This genomic interval from bacterium SCSIO 12643 contains the following:
- a CDS encoding uridine kinase; this translates as MKVKPYLVGIAGGSASGKTSFLMDLKNSLPPKTVSIITQDNYYLPIHEQKKDENGEVNFDLPTSIDREKFHADLEHVMNWEPITIKEYTFNNAEKIPGLITIEPRPIIIMEGLFIFHFEEIRKALDLRVFIDVREHKMLERRLKRDYVERGYNEESVRYQWENHVVPSYKKYLKPYRDDSHVIVTNNSHYTKGLDVITNHLRSKLISHFYQQ
- the fsa gene encoding fructose-6-phosphate aldolase — its product is MKFFIDTANLDQIKEAQDLGVLDGVTTNPSLMAKEGITGAQNILDHYVKICNIVDGPVSAEVISTDYEGMIKEGEELAALHPNIVVKIPMIKDGIKALKYFSDKGIKTNCTLIFSAGQALLAAKAGATYVSPFIGRLDDVSYDGMDLIAQIRMIFDNYMFETEILSASVRNTMHVIKCAEIGSDVMTGPLSSILGLLKHPLTDIGLAQFLADYKKGNS
- a CDS encoding TlpA family protein disulfide reductase, giving the protein MEEQKMKTEEERLKHEKKMTGYLSLFNFLLTFLVGYYYGFHYAAVLASLTSLIIGYTRDESEIPLYKQVWSLASPFVFVILIGFINPSVVPVGISGVLFTAIGLHVKTLNQGIYVKLIILGTAFILALYGGLVQYPRYVQSVLAQTTHEQLPNFSIRDLDGNQIYLSELKGKVVLVDYWATWCKPCRDEFVELEEVVKHYKENDKVVFLITNAKGSGDTLEKIQNFVQSNSYQLPFYIDDTGLASQAVNVSAFPTLALIDKNGTLRIHHTGYSNAENLKDYLIEQIDALIQE
- a CDS encoding GNAT family N-acetyltransferase, with translation MKILRTDSENKGFKSLVRHLDSELEVIDGDAHSFYDQYNKIDLIKNVVVIYSSEKPIGCGAFKLFKDQTVEVKRMYTLPENRGQGIASKVLQELEIWAKDLGYTDIVLETGKTMESAIGLYQSKGYHVIDNYPPYVGVDNSICFSKRL